Below is a genomic region from Miniphocaeibacter halophilus.
TATAATGAAGAATTAAAACTGGATCCCATGGATTTAAAGCTGTTTCTGTAAAAAAATCATGGCTTCCCCCACTTGTTCTATTTTCATCCCATGTTGGAAAAGTCCTTAACAATGTCCTCTCTGTTACTATTCCAAATGCTAATTCTTTTTGATCTCTTACATTTTCTAAATTTAAATTATTCTTCCAATTATTTTTAGTTTTTTGACTATGTTTATTGTTGTTTTTACCGTAGGAGTTATTCGGAACTTTAGATAGATCGTTTATCATAGATATAATTTCATTTTTACTATATGTCTTATTTATATTCAAAACATCATTCATATCATTGTTCTGTTGAATATTCTTTCTATTAAAATCCTTTATTTCTTCTTCTGTCATTATAATTTCCCTACTATAATTATTAATTTTATCCCAGATATAAAATTCCTCTGGAATATTAATTCCCTTTATTTCATCTATAACAGTATCTGAAATAGAACCTGTTCCTCCTACCACTATTATTTGTCCTGCCTTTTTAACATACTCCTTAACTTCTTTGTCTATGGAATTTCTCGCTGTTAACAATATAGGTGCATTGTATTTTTTGCTAAGTGAAATAGCAGATAAAGCATCAGGATAAGATTCACCACTTGCTAATATAACAGTTGTTACCTCATTTCCCTTTTCTTTGGCAATTTCTAAAGATGTTTTATACCTATTTGTACCCATTAATCTTTTACCACTAATGTTACCAACATTTAATCCACCAAAAATATATTGAATATTAGAATTTTCAGTCAATTCCTCTTTATATCCATCAGTTAATAATAAAGCCAATTCCTTTTCTGCAATAATCCCTCCTGCTGAAATAGCATCTGGAAAATTATTACCATTTGTAATTCCTATATTGTTTGAAGCTCCTAATTTTATCATTTCCTCTTTAACTTCATAAGAAGTATAGTATCTGTCCTTACCTGAAATTCTACTTACTTCATATTCTTTATTAAGTTTATTAAAAATACTACTAGAAATAGCATTTTCTCCACCAATAATATATATTTTTTTAGGGTTTAATCTTTTAATTTCAGTATAGGTATCCTCATTTAAATATTTTGACTCTGTTAATAATAAAGGTGAATTTAAATAAGATGCCAATCCCCCAGCTGAAACTGCATCCGGATAATTTTCTCCTGTTACCAAGACTACATATTCATTTTTCTCGTAATTATATTTACTTATTTCCACAGATGTTTTATACCTATTAGTTCCAGAAATTCTTTCAATTTTACTACTTCCATAAGAAACATTTTCTTGAAATACAAGTATAGTAACTATTGTTATAAATAAAAAGATTTTTTTCATATTCCACCTAAATTCTTTTAATTTCCAATGGATCATTAATTATCTTATCTGCTCCATATTCTTCTAATTCATCTCTTTTTCTAAATCCCCAGGTTACTCCTACAGCATAGACTTCTACATTTTTAGCTGTTAGCATATCGGTAGAAGTATCTCCAAAATATGCTATTTCTTCTTTCTTTAAATCTAAATCCCTTATTAATTTTTCCATCATATATGGATTTGGTTTTCTTGGAGTGTTTTCATCTAGTCCAATTATATAATCGAAGTAATTTTCTCCAAAATTATTCTCTAAAACATTTTTTGCTGCTTTTAAAGGTTTGTTTGTACAAACTGCGATTTTTTTGTTGTTTTCCTTTAAATATTCTAAGGATTCTCTTATTCCTTTATAAACTTCCGTATAATCGTCGTCTATATTATTATAGCTATTTAGATAATTAGAATGTAATTTTTTAATAATATTTTCTTTTTCTTCATTGGAATAAGTAAGGTTATCCCTTTCCATTATATAGGCCAATGCTCTTTCTGTAAGTATTCTAGGACCATCTCCTACAAAATATTTAAATAGTTCAACCTTTGCCGGTTTATAGCCTAGCTTTATTAATTCTTCATTAAAACAATCTGCTATTGTGTTTAAACTGTCAATAATTGTTCCGTCTAAATCAAAAACATATGCTTTATACATGTAACACCTTCCTTTTATATATTATTCCCTACTAATTTATAAGAACCTACTTAAATGTATATACAAAAAAGTAGGTTCTTTTCACTTTATTCTTTATTTTTAATTGTATATATACCTATTCCTATTGCTATTGGTAAATTTAACGAATCTACTTCACTACTTTGCTCTATTATAATTTTCTCAATATCATTTCTATAGTATTCTTTTCCTAAACCCGAGCCTTCATTTCCAAATATTAATGAATATGGCTTTACTATGGTGGTGTTTAAAACATTTTTTGAGCCTTCATCTAATATAAAAGCATATTTATTGTTATTGAATTTTTTAATATAGTCCTCTATGGTTTTAAAATATTCAAATCTAATTTTAAACAAAGCCCCCATACTTCCTCTTATTACCTTAGGATTAAAAATATCACAACTATTTCCAATTAAGGCTAAATCCTTAATACCAAAGGCAACCATTGTTCTTATAATAGTTCCTAAATTTCCCATATCGCTTATATTATCAAGAACTAAATGGTTACCTTCTTTAATTTTTTCATCATATTTTTTTAATACACCGGCAACATATATTTTCTTTTTATTCCCTATTCTATCTAATGTTCTAGGTTCAAAGGAAAAAGGGATGCTGTTTTCATTTAAAATTGAAATTATTTTATCTAATTCATTAAATTTTTCCGATAAAATAACCCTGTCCACTAATTCCGGTCTACTATTTATTAGCTCAAAGGTTGGAAAAGGTCCTAATGTATAGGTATAAGTAAATTCTTTTTTATACTGTTTTAGTTTTTCCATAAATCCTACTCACTAAAAGCCCACATTTTTTTAACTTCTTCTTTGAAAGAATCAAAATCCCAAGTTTTTTCACTATTTCCCAAATTATTCGGATCATATATTTTTAAATTGTTATTATCATCATTACCTACTATTAACATAACGTGAGATACTGTTGTAAATGTTCCAGGTCCTACTGAAATTATTACCGGATTACCCTTATCCAATTCAGTTAGTAAGGCTTCTTTGTCAATTTCTAATTCCTTAATATCTAAATTATATTCCCTAGCAATGAAGGGATAAATATCCCAGCCTGTTCCATAATCACCTACATGTCCATTATTAATGGCTATATCTGCAATTTCATCGGGAGTTATATTATATCCTAGTAAACCCGATAACATCATAGCTAAAGAAGTTGGTGCACAACCGGCACTTCCAATTACGCCTGAGCCATATTCTTTATATCCCCATCTTTGATCCCATTGAATATAATAAGGATAATCTACATCTTTATATATTTTATTTGGATAATTAAGTTTATATTTTATTGAAGTATCGGCAAATTTTGCAACAAAATCGATAGTTTGTGGATTAGTTCCAGCCATCTTCAACAAGTCTTCCGGAATTCTGTCAATATTTTCTAAAATTACTGAAGCATTTTCATTGACTTTTTTAGCTTTTTCTATATTTGCCTTCCATCCTTTTTCATCTGTTGCTTCTGAATATTCCACATCTATATTATTATTTCTTTTATTTTTTTCATCATCTTCTCTATCATATTCACTAGTACCTATTAGTCTTGTAAATCTATTGTCACTGTCGTCGCCATTTCCAAGTGAAAAAATATTTACTGCTAATACTACTATTACTATAATAATTATTATTAAGAAAAGCCTGTTTCTCATGATTTGTCTTTTTCTTTTCTTATAAGCTTTTCCTGATAGTTTTTTTCTACTCATTTAATCCTCCTCAAAGTAATATTTTACTACATTTTCACAAATTTTTCTTCTTTATATAATAACTATTAAAATTAAGCGAGTTATTGCAACAAAGTATTTGAAAACAACTTGGCTCATTAGTATAATTTAAGTAGGCTATATATATTTACTAAGGGAGGTAAATAAATGAATATAAGTCAATCTGTAAGAAAAAAAGATCATCGTGCAAAAATAGATGGTAGTGCAAAATATGTTGAAGACCTAAATATTGACGGAATGTTACAGGCAAGAGTACTCCGTTCTAAATATGCTAGAGCAAAAATTTTAAATATCAAAACACCTAGTTTACCTGAGGGTTATTTTATTGTAGATAAAAATGATGTTCCAGGTATTAATGAAGTACATATGGTAGAAGACGATACACCGGTTTTTGCTGACGGAATTGTAGAATTTATTGGGGATCCTATTTTAATGGTAGTTGGTCCGGATTTAAAAATAGTCGACGAACTACTAAATAAAATAGTTGTTGACTATGAAGTTCTAACTCCAGTTTTAGACCCTGAAAAATCAGATACCGCCTTTTTTGAATATGATTTTGGAAAAGGTGATGTTGAAGAAGCTTTTTCTAAAGCGGATAAGGTATATACTGAAACCTTTAGAACAGGTTACCAAGAACAGGCCTACTTAGAAGTTCAAGGTATGATTGGAGATTATCATGATGGAAAAGTTACTGTAAGAGGTTCTATGCAATGTCCTTACTATGTTCACGGTGCTGTTGCTAAGGCAATGGGCTTAGAGGCAAGAAAGGTACAAATTATTCAAGATGTTACCGGCGGAGGCTTTGGAGGTAAAGAGGATTATCCTTCTTTATTAGGTTGTCAATTAGCTGTTGCATCCCATAAAGCAAAAAAACCTGTTAGATGTATTTTTGAAAGAAGAGAGGACATGGAATTTACTACTAAAAGACATCCTTCTATTTCAAAATATAAGGTAGCTGTTAAAGACGGTAAGGTAACCGCTATGGATATAGATGTAATTTTTGATGGCGGTGCCTATACAACTTTATCTGCAGTAGTTCTTCAAAGGGGATTAATGTGCTCTAATGGAGTTTATAATGTTCCAAATTTAAAAGTTCATGGTAAGGCTGTAAAGACCAACACAACGCCTACTGGAGCCTACAGGGGTTTTGGTGCTCCACAAACCTTCTTTGCTGTTGAAACTATAATGAACAGAATTGCTAGAGATTTAAACATTGATGAAATAGACTTTAAGTTAGCCAATGTTGTAAAAGAAGGAGATTCTACATCTACTTCAGGAAAATTCCATTTCCACGTTCCTCTACCGGAAATGATGGAAAAAATACTGAAAAAATCAGATTATAGAAGAAAGAAGGAAGAATACAAAAATCAAACAGGTAGATACAGAAAAGGCATTGGATTTTCTTGGCATTTACATGGAGCAGGTTTTACCGGTTCAGCAGAAAGGGATTTAATTAAAGCTGAAGTTAAATTATTAAAACACGCAAACAATAAGGTGGAAATATTAGCATCTAATGCCGATATTGGTCAAGGACTTAAAACTACTTTTTCTAAAATAGTGGCTAATGAGCTTAATATTCCTTACGAGGAAATTTTAATTAACAATCCGGATACAGATAGAGTTCCTGACTCTGGACCTACTGTAGCTTCACGTTCCCTTATGGTTGTTGGAGAGCTTTTAAGAAGAGCTGCAATTAAATTAAGAAGCAATTGGATTGAAAACGAAGAACAGGTTATAATAGAAAATTTTAAAGAGCCGGATTTTGTTATACCTTTTGATATTAATGTTTTCCAAGGAGACGCTTATCCAACATATGCATGGGGTGCACAAATTATTGAACTGGAAATTGATACCTTAACAGGTGGCCATAAAGTAATAGGAGTTTGGTCCTCCTTTGATGTTGGTACACCAATAGATATGAATATAGTTGTTGGACAAATGGAGGGTGGACTTTTACAAGGTATTGGATATTCCCATATGGAAAATATGGATTATGACAATAAGGGTAGAATTAGAAATAATAGTTTTACCGACTATATAATTCCTACTGCTGCCGATATTCCATTCTTTGATGTAGATATGCATATTGTAGAATATCCGTTAGGACCTTATGGGGCAAAAGGAGCCGGAGAGCTACCTTTAGTAGGAGTTGCCAGTGCATATATAGAAGCTGTTGAAAATGCAACTAAATCAAACATTAATCATAACCCTATAACAATGGAAGAAACTTTAGTAGCATTTAAGGAGGCAAAATAATGAATAATACTATTAAATTTATTCTTGATGGAAAAAATGTAGAATATAATGGAAATCCTTCTGAAAGACTACTAGATGTACTTCGTAATTATTTTCATTCCACCGGTGTAAAATGTGGATGTAAAGAAGGCGAATGTGGTGCTTGTTCAGTTTTAATAGATGGAGTTTTAGCAAATTCCTGTATGCTTACTGTTGGAAGAATTGAAAACTGTGAAGTAATGACCATTGAAGGATTTAGTAAAACTAAAAAATTTGATGTAATAGATAAGGCCTATAGCTCTGTTGGAGCAGTCCAATGCGGTTTTTGTATTCCTGGAATGGTACTGGCTACAGAATACTTACTAAGTCAAAATCCAAATCCAACAGAAGAGGAAATAAGAGATGGTATTTCCGGAAATCTATGTCGTTGTACAGGCTATAATGCCATTGTAAGAGCTGTTGGTATTGCTGCAAAGGAAGGTGAAGGATTATGGTAAAAAACTATACACCTAAATCATTAGATGAAGCATTAGAATTAATGAAAAATAATGAGTTAGTTCCTTTTGCTGGTGGTACAGATTTAATGGTTAAAAATGATGAATCATTAAATTACATTTATTTATATAAAATACCTGAATTAAAAAAAGTATATAAGGAAGATTCCTACTTAAAATTAGGAGCAGCCTCTACTTTTACAGAATTAATTGAAAATAAATTAATACCTGAAATATTAAGAGATGCTTTAAAGAAAATTGCTGCACCGGCTATTCGAAATTTTGGAACAATTGGCGGTAATATTGGAAATGGTTCTTCTAAGGCAGATTCCGTTTTAATATTTATGGTTTTAGATGCATATATTAAAGTACAGTCTAAAAATAATGAAAGAGTAATTCCTATTAAAGATTTTTATAAGGGCAATAAGAAACTGGATTTAAATAAGGATGAATTAATTACAGAAATCTGGTTACCTGAAAAAGAATATACGAATTATGTCTATGAAAAAGTTGGAGCTAGACAGGCTTTAGCAATTTCAAGAGTTGATTTTGCAGGAATAATAGATATTGAGGACAATATTATTAAACACATTGCAGTAGCTATTGGTGCCATAGAGGATTTAATAATAAGAAGACCTGATATTGACAATCTACTAATTGGTAAAACAATTGAGGAAGCAAAGTCCTTAAAAGAAGAATATTTAAATAAATACAGTGAAGCTATTAATCCGAGAGCTGGAAGAGTTTCTGTAGAATATAGAAAAGATGTTTCTATGAATTTCTTAAATTACTTTTTAGAATCAAAGGGAATTTAGCATATTAAAAAATGTCCTATAAACTTTTTAAAGGTTTGTAGGACATTTTATTGTTTAATAAATCCATTAATTTACTTTTTTATTTTTCAAAATTTACTATGGACTTAGGAGTTTTTATTATATATTTTAATTAAAATCATAGATAGAAATTGTAATATATTTAATATTAGTAAGAAAAATAAAAACAACTCTATTCCAAGTATAATACTATTAATTCTAAAAATTCCTATTTTCCTAAAAATATAGATGGAAATAAATAATAATACTATTGTAAAAAATACTATTATTGAAGTTTTCATTACCCCGCCTATTGTTTTTTTAATATAACTTTTTTCCCTGTTATAAAAAATAATATTATAATAAATAAAATTTACAACAATTATAGATATACCAATTAAAAATACAAGAAATAATCTATTACTATCATATGCCTTTAAACCGGTATTAAAAATAGTAGTAAAAATTAAATAAAATAATATGCTGATTATTAAATTTAATATACATGGAATTATAAATAATTTTGTATTTGTATATATTTTTCTATTTTTCATTTTTGCTCTCCCAAATTTATATCTCTATATATTAATACGAATATAAATTGGAAAATGTTACAAAATATAAGAACTAAGTAATATTTTTATATTATTTGTAAATTACTACTAAATATCATATAGGGTATCGTAGTTTATTTGTCTATTAAACAACTCTTTAAATTTAGTATAGTCCCCTTTTCCTTCAGCCATAGCCCACATTAATTTAACAACTGTTGCTTCAATTGTCATATCAAAGGATTCTAAAATACTAAGTTCTCCCTTTAATCTCTGTCCAACTTCATAAACCATTAAATCCGAGCCTTCCATTGGAACCTGTGTTGTTATTACAATAATTTTATTTCCAGAATACTTTTTAGATAATTTAATGAACTTGTCAAAAATATGTTTTGGAATACCACCTACCCCGTAGGATTCAATAATAATACAGGTATAGTGTTCAAATATAAAATCTAAAATATCCCCTTCTATTGTTGGAATTAACTTTAATAAAAATACAGAATTGTTTAAATCAAAATAAAAATCCGGTCTATTTTGTTTTTCTTCATTCTGAATAAATCTAATAATTTTATTATCTTGAATTGTAGCTAAAACCGGATAATTTAAACTGGAAAAAGCATCGTAACTCTTTGTTTTTTCTTTTCTTCCTCTTGTTCCTGCAATTACCTTTCCATTAAAAACAATTACAACATTGTTGGACTTTTCACTACTTGCATATGTTATACTGTTGACTAAATTCATTTTAGCATCTGTTATTTCATTGCTTATGGATTTTTGTGCCCCTGTAATTACAATGGGTTTTCTAGAGTTTTGTATTAAGTAGGAAAGTGCTGCAGCTGTATAGGCTAAGGTATCGGTACCATGAGTTACTACAAAGCCATCATAATTTTCATAGTGTTTCTCAATTGTTTTAGCAATTAAAATCCAATTTTCCACTCTAATATCTGTACTATCTATATTTAATAAATCCAGTGTATCTATTTCCACACCTTCAAGTTTTATATTAAGATATTCTAATAGCTGAGTTGAGCTAATTCCTGGAACCAATCCATTCTCCGTTTTTATTGAAGCTATTGTCCCTCCAGTAGATATTATTAACACTCTTTTCATATTCTTTCTTTATTCCTCACTAAAATTCTATTTTTTTAGGAACTCGTTTTTCAAAAACGTAAACTCCCTTAAAGCCTAATTCCTTTAACATTTCACAGGCCTCAAACACCCCTTCTCCAATATCTTCTTTTCTATGGGCATCAGAACCTATTGTAATGATTTCTCCACCAAGTTCCCTATACCATTTTAGCACTTCTTTTTTTGGATGCATATAACTTAAACCCGCTCTTATTCCTGCAGTATTAACTTCTATACCCTTATTATTTTTAATAAGATACTTTAAAATTTCCTCAATAATATCCTTATATTCAATTATATTTGGTATTGTTTTATTACTTGGAGCGTATCTGTCAATATAGTCAATATGACCAAGTACATCGAAGTTTTTTGTACTTTCTACTGCTTTTAACATTTCTGTATAATATAATTTATACAAATCCCTTGGAGGATATTTATAAAATAATCTATCTAAAACAATATCTTGTTCCTTTAGAGAATGAATTGACCCAATAATAAAATCAAAGTCGAATTGACTTGTTATTTCATCATTTTTCTTTGCTGTTTCATATTGAATTCCTACTTCAATTCCATAAAGAACCTTAATTTTGTCCTTGTATTTTTCTTTTAATATTTTTACTTTTTCAAAATAGCCGGGTATATCTATACCGTCTTCATAATTATCTGTAACTTTTATTAAATCCATATGATCAGTTACGGCAATATATTTAAGATTTTTATTTATTGCAGCCTGAATATTTTCTTCAATTGGTGTTTTTGAGTCAAAAGAAAACTCTGAATGATTGTGTAAGTCTATCATATTCCCTCCTATGTTTAATCTATATTACAATTATACAATACTTATGTTAAATTAATTTAAACAAATAAATTTTATATAGAAATTTCTAAAGGACATAAAAATGACCATTCATAAGAATGGCCATTTGCTTTTACCAAACAGGTATAGTCAAATATTTATACTTGTCTATTTTCCCAACTCCAACTTTTGCAAATATCTCTTTTAATTTCCTACAAACTTCACCTTCATGACCGGTTCCAATTCTTCTATCATCTGCTTCAACAACTGCAGTAACCTCCATTGCAGTTCCGGAGAAGAACACCTCTTGGCTATTATATAATTCGGTTCTTGCTACAGATCTTTCAACAACTTCCATACCAAGTTCTTCTTTTGCTAGCTTCATTACTAAGGCCCTTGTTATTCCCTCTAAAATATCGTCTGATGGCGGTGGTGTAATAAGCTTGTCATTTTTAACAAAGAAGATATTTTCTCCAGGTCCTTCACAAACAAAACCTGCATTAGTTAAAAATATTGCTTCGTCATATCCCTTACTTATTACTTCTAGACCTGCTAAAGCTGAATTTAAATATCCTGCTGTAGCCTTTGTTCTTGGTGGTAAAGAAGTGTCTGAGATTCTTCTCCAACTGGA
It encodes:
- a CDS encoding cell wall-binding repeat-containing protein, which produces MKKIFLFITIVTILVFQENVSYGSSKIERISGTNRYKTSVEISKYNYEKNEYVVLVTGENYPDAVSAGGLASYLNSPLLLTESKYLNEDTYTEIKRLNPKKIYIIGGENAISSSIFNKLNKEYEVSRISGKDRYYTSYEVKEEMIKLGASNNIGITNGNNFPDAISAGGIIAEKELALLLTDGYKEELTENSNIQYIFGGLNVGNISGKRLMGTNRYKTSLEIAKEKGNEVTTVILASGESYPDALSAISLSKKYNAPILLTARNSIDKEVKEYVKKAGQIIVVGGTGSISDTVIDEIKGINIPEEFYIWDKINNYSREIIMTEEEIKDFNRKNIQQNNDMNDVLNINKTYSKNEIISMINDLSKVPNNSYGKNNNKHSQKTKNNWKNNLNLENVRDQKELAFGIVTERTLLRTFPTWDENRTSGGSHDFFTETALNPWDPVLILHYSKDGNWIFGITENYKGWIFKDYIGIEDKENIRNYKNLEKEVVIDKQIQIKDKYFDMGTAIPISNNNVLIPNVAKNGNLEVYENNIPEVGTNRGYIAYTTANIVKQALKFKGEVYGWGGSNNAHDCSSFVQDVYKSFGIKMSRNTRDQENMKYTKRTNLSGLSRKNKIEKVKSLPVGTALYMKGHVTLYLGKDSKGNEKIIHQYDSHYENGRFISVKSCQITDILLGSSSGVTYLDKFNTAVEFVKP
- a CDS encoding HAD family hydrolase; this encodes MYKAYVFDLDGTIIDSLNTIADCFNEELIKLGYKPAKVELFKYFVGDGPRILTERALAYIMERDNLTYSNEEKENIIKKLHSNYLNSYNNIDDDYTEVYKGIRESLEYLKENNKKIAVCTNKPLKAAKNVLENNFGENYFDYIIGLDENTPRKPNPYMMEKLIRDLDLKKEEIAYFGDTSTDMLTAKNVEVYAVGVTWGFRKRDELEEYGADKIINDPLEIKRI
- a CDS encoding TrmH family RNA methyltransferase, with product MEKLKQYKKEFTYTYTLGPFPTFELINSRPELVDRVILSEKFNELDKIISILNENSIPFSFEPRTLDRIGNKKKIYVAGVLKKYDEKIKEGNHLVLDNISDMGNLGTIIRTMVAFGIKDLALIGNSCDIFNPKVIRGSMGALFKIRFEYFKTIEDYIKKFNNNKYAFILDEGSKNVLNTTIVKPYSLIFGNEGSGLGKEYYRNDIEKIIIEQSSEVDSLNLPIAIGIGIYTIKNKE
- a CDS encoding C39 family peptidase — translated: MSRKKLSGKAYKKRKRQIMRNRLFLIIIIIVIVVLAVNIFSLGNGDDSDNRFTRLIGTSEYDREDDEKNKRNNNIDVEYSEATDEKGWKANIEKAKKVNENASVILENIDRIPEDLLKMAGTNPQTIDFVAKFADTSIKYKLNYPNKIYKDVDYPYYIQWDQRWGYKEYGSGVIGSAGCAPTSLAMMLSGLLGYNITPDEIADIAINNGHVGDYGTGWDIYPFIAREYNLDIKELEIDKEALLTELDKGNPVIISVGPGTFTTVSHVMLIVGNDDNNNLKIYDPNNLGNSEKTWDFDSFKEEVKKMWAFSE
- a CDS encoding xanthine dehydrogenase family protein molybdopterin-binding subunit, which translates into the protein MNISQSVRKKDHRAKIDGSAKYVEDLNIDGMLQARVLRSKYARAKILNIKTPSLPEGYFIVDKNDVPGINEVHMVEDDTPVFADGIVEFIGDPILMVVGPDLKIVDELLNKIVVDYEVLTPVLDPEKSDTAFFEYDFGKGDVEEAFSKADKVYTETFRTGYQEQAYLEVQGMIGDYHDGKVTVRGSMQCPYYVHGAVAKAMGLEARKVQIIQDVTGGGFGGKEDYPSLLGCQLAVASHKAKKPVRCIFERREDMEFTTKRHPSISKYKVAVKDGKVTAMDIDVIFDGGAYTTLSAVVLQRGLMCSNGVYNVPNLKVHGKAVKTNTTPTGAYRGFGAPQTFFAVETIMNRIARDLNIDEIDFKLANVVKEGDSTSTSGKFHFHVPLPEMMEKILKKSDYRRKKEEYKNQTGRYRKGIGFSWHLHGAGFTGSAERDLIKAEVKLLKHANNKVEILASNADIGQGLKTTFSKIVANELNIPYEEILINNPDTDRVPDSGPTVASRSLMVVGELLRRAAIKLRSNWIENEEQVIIENFKEPDFVIPFDINVFQGDAYPTYAWGAQIIELEIDTLTGGHKVIGVWSSFDVGTPIDMNIVVGQMEGGLLQGIGYSHMENMDYDNKGRIRNNSFTDYIIPTAADIPFFDVDMHIVEYPLGPYGAKGAGELPLVGVASAYIEAVENATKSNINHNPITMEETLVAFKEAK
- a CDS encoding (2Fe-2S)-binding protein, with the translated sequence MNNTIKFILDGKNVEYNGNPSERLLDVLRNYFHSTGVKCGCKEGECGACSVLIDGVLANSCMLTVGRIENCEVMTIEGFSKTKKFDVIDKAYSSVGAVQCGFCIPGMVLATEYLLSQNPNPTEEEIRDGISGNLCRCTGYNAIVRAVGIAAKEGEGLW
- a CDS encoding FAD binding domain-containing protein gives rise to the protein MVKNYTPKSLDEALELMKNNELVPFAGGTDLMVKNDESLNYIYLYKIPELKKVYKEDSYLKLGAASTFTELIENKLIPEILRDALKKIAAPAIRNFGTIGGNIGNGSSKADSVLIFMVLDAYIKVQSKNNERVIPIKDFYKGNKKLDLNKDELITEIWLPEKEYTNYVYEKVGARQALAISRVDFAGIIDIEDNIIKHIAVAIGAIEDLIIRRPDIDNLLIGKTIEEAKSLKEEYLNKYSEAINPRAGRVSVEYRKDVSMNFLNYFLESKGI
- a CDS encoding asparaginase gives rise to the protein MKRVLIISTGGTIASIKTENGLVPGISSTQLLEYLNIKLEGVEIDTLDLLNIDSTDIRVENWILIAKTIEKHYENYDGFVVTHGTDTLAYTAAALSYLIQNSRKPIVITGAQKSISNEITDAKMNLVNSITYASSEKSNNVVIVFNGKVIAGTRGRKEKTKSYDAFSSLNYPVLATIQDNKIIRFIQNEEKQNRPDFYFDLNNSVFLLKLIPTIEGDILDFIFEHYTCIIIESYGVGGIPKHIFDKFIKLSKKYSGNKIIVITTQVPMEGSDLMVYEVGQRLKGELSILESFDMTIEATVVKLMWAMAEGKGDYTKFKELFNRQINYDTLYDI
- a CDS encoding histidinol-phosphatase HisJ family protein, producing the protein MIDLHNHSEFSFDSKTPIEENIQAAINKNLKYIAVTDHMDLIKVTDNYEDGIDIPGYFEKVKILKEKYKDKIKVLYGIEVGIQYETAKKNDEITSQFDFDFIIGSIHSLKEQDIVLDRLFYKYPPRDLYKLYYTEMLKAVESTKNFDVLGHIDYIDRYAPSNKTIPNIIEYKDIIEEILKYLIKNNKGIEVNTAGIRAGLSYMHPKKEVLKWYRELGGEIITIGSDAHRKEDIGEGVFEACEMLKELGFKGVYVFEKRVPKKIEF
- a CDS encoding branched-chain amino acid transaminase, which gives rise to MTQKVFYQGEIVDESSVSISIRSKAFNYGLACFEGIRAYWDDEEEQLYGFCMKEHYDRLLESCKCLNMKIPYTSEELCDYTVELLKANNCKTTTYIRPIVYKGAETLKPSLMEMDDRIIIYTQPLDSYSGKDELRVAVSSWRRISDTSLPPRTKATAGYLNSALAGLEVISKGYDEAIFLTNAGFVCEGPGENIFFVKNDKLITPPPSDDILEGITRALVMKLAKEELGMEVVERSVARTELYNSQEVFFSGTAMEVTAVVEADDRRIGTGHEGEVCRKLKEIFAKVGVGKIDKYKYLTIPVW